One genomic window of Mucilaginibacter sp. SJ includes the following:
- a CDS encoding YHS domain-containing (seleno)protein, with the protein MKRLLIIAALAFVTAVQAYAQQSEIFAPGGKAIKGYDPVAFFKESKPVKGSEKFQYKWKEATWFFSGNENLEAFKADPEKYAPQYGGYCAYGTSQGHKAPTQTDTWTVLNDKLYFNYNDKVKELWTKDQANLIKTADEKWPEVKGQK; encoded by the coding sequence ATGAAACGTTTATTAATTATCGCGGCACTCGCATTTGTTACCGCAGTTCAGGCCTATGCCCAGCAATCAGAAATATTTGCCCCGGGTGGCAAGGCTATTAAAGGTTATGACCCGGTTGCGTTTTTCAAAGAATCGAAACCGGTAAAAGGCTCAGAGAAATTTCAATATAAATGGAAAGAAGCTACCTGGTTTTTCTCCGGCAATGAAAACCTCGAAGCGTTTAAAGCCGACCCTGAAAAGTATGCCCCACAGTACGGCGGCTACTGCGCTTATGGCACCTCACAGGGTCACAAGGCCCCAACCCAAACTGATACCTGGACAGTACTGAACGACAAGCTTTATTTCAACTACAACGATAAGGTGAAAGAACTGTGGACCAAAGACCAGGCAAACCTCATTAAAACGGCTGACGAGAAGTGGCCTGAGGTAAAGGGGCAAAAGTAA
- a CDS encoding YHS domain-containing (seleno)protein — translation MKKLFNLLLATVFTVSIASAQSQTNVRKKHFNLDKTGLALEGYDPVAYFTQQKAVEGKKEISLANDGVTYYFASTQDRALFKANPAKYEPQYGGWCAYAMGATGQKVEIDPGTFKLVDGKLYVFYNKFFNNTKKSWNKDETNLKAKADANWAKIVH, via the coding sequence ATGAAAAAATTATTCAATTTATTGTTAGCTACTGTATTTACTGTAAGCATAGCTTCGGCACAAAGCCAGACAAACGTTCGTAAAAAGCACTTCAATTTAGATAAAACCGGCCTGGCTCTCGAAGGCTATGACCCAGTTGCCTACTTCACCCAGCAAAAAGCCGTAGAGGGCAAAAAAGAAATCTCCCTTGCAAACGATGGCGTTACTTATTACTTCGCTTCCACTCAGGACAGGGCCCTTTTTAAAGCTAATCCCGCCAAGTATGAGCCACAATACGGCGGCTGGTGTGCTTACGCCATGGGCGCTACCGGCCAAAAGGTGGAGATAGATCCGGGAACCTTCAAGCTTGTTGATGGCAAGCTGTATGTGTTTTATAACAAGTTTTTTAATAATACAAAAAAATCATGGAACAAGGACGAGACTAACCTGAAAGCCAAAGCCGACGCCAACTGGGCTAAGATCGTTCATTGA
- a CDS encoding phosphopantothenoylcysteine decarboxylase, whose product MTSTSKPIVLITAGPTREAIDPVRFISNHSSGKMGYAIAGAFLNQGFEVILVSGPVNISLSHSSLRVIYVNSADEMYAACQQYFPAAQITIFAAAVADYKPAQVHAQKMKKSAQEFSLQMVKNVDIAFEFGKIKRNDQVSVGFALETNDEEQNALKKLYSKNLDLIVLNSVKDGGAAFGYDTNKITIINRDFLFQAYPLKSKAEVARGIVMAAIKVGQNLETPLQA is encoded by the coding sequence ATGACAAGCACCAGCAAACCTATAGTACTAATCACCGCCGGCCCTACCCGTGAGGCTATTGATCCGGTACGTTTCATCAGCAACCATTCGTCGGGCAAAATGGGTTATGCCATTGCCGGGGCTTTTTTAAATCAGGGCTTTGAGGTGATTTTAGTTTCGGGGCCGGTAAACATCAGTTTATCTCACAGCAGCCTCAGAGTTATCTATGTTAACTCGGCTGACGAAATGTATGCGGCCTGTCAACAATATTTCCCTGCAGCTCAAATCACAATTTTCGCTGCTGCCGTAGCCGATTACAAGCCGGCACAAGTACATGCTCAAAAAATGAAAAAGTCGGCCCAGGAGTTTAGCCTGCAAATGGTTAAAAATGTCGACATCGCCTTTGAGTTCGGTAAGATCAAGCGTAATGATCAGGTATCAGTCGGCTTCGCTCTTGAAACTAACGACGAAGAACAAAACGCCCTCAAAAAACTCTACAGTAAAAATCTCGATTTGATAGTACTCAATTCTGTAAAGGACGGAGGCGCTGCGTTTGGCTACGATACCAACAAGATCACCATCATAAACCGCGATTTCCTGTTCCAGGCATACCCGCTTAAAAGCAAAGCAGAGGTAGCCAGGGGTATTGTTATGGCCGCTATCAAAGTGGGCCAAAACCTGGAAACACCTCTACAAGCATAA